One window of Robiginitalea biformata HTCC2501 genomic DNA carries:
- a CDS encoding GNAT family N-acetyltransferase — translation MSGEASNTRKETGRFYKLHLIWYRIRHGMILLSIRNLLLRLKININPYWIDREGLDLSAEPRLPEPPETYRLEAVPRKQLRPLFELLRYNLDMLEDRPESPYEALGLYKGEELAAFTMMRYGQFELSGKKFLLSPGEAYLENMYTFENFRGKKLAPYLRYQCYKHLEGKGISRCYSGTQCLNTASRRFKAKLNIQHETLYLHIDLFKRFQRTYLLRRYTPSAPPAN, via the coding sequence ATGAGTGGGGAAGCCTCAAACACCCGCAAGGAAACGGGCCGGTTTTACAAATTGCACCTCATTTGGTACAGGATCCGCCACGGCATGATCCTGCTGAGTATCCGGAACCTGTTGCTGCGATTGAAGATCAATATCAACCCCTATTGGATCGATCGGGAGGGCCTGGACCTGTCTGCGGAACCCCGGCTGCCGGAACCCCCTGAAACGTATCGGCTGGAGGCCGTCCCCCGCAAACAACTCCGACCCCTGTTTGAATTGCTCCGGTATAACCTGGACATGCTTGAGGATCGGCCGGAGTCTCCCTATGAAGCCCTTGGACTCTACAAGGGGGAAGAGCTGGCTGCCTTTACGATGATGCGGTACGGGCAATTTGAACTCAGCGGGAAAAAATTCCTGCTATCGCCCGGGGAGGCCTACCTGGAAAACATGTACACATTTGAGAATTTCCGGGGAAAAAAGCTGGCCCCTTACCTGAGATACCAGTGTTACAAACACCTGGAGGGCAAAGGGATCAGCCGGTGTTACAGCGGAACCCAATGCCTGAATACCGCCTCCCGCCGGTTCAAGGCCAAGCTGAATATCCAACACGAAACTCTCTACCTGCACATCGACCTGTTCAAGCGGTTCCAGCGGACCTACCTGCTCCGGAGATATACCCCTTCGGCTCCCCCGGCGAACTAG